From the genome of Mucilaginibacter paludis DSM 18603:
ACTGTTGTATTTGGTATCTACGCCTACCGAGAATTTAACAGACTTATAATCGCCCGCCGGGATATCCGTCAGATTGATGCTTTCCCGTTTATTGGCCGGATAGACATAAGCACTGTTGGTCTCAGCGGGATTGTTTTCTTCCATCAGGTAATAGGAATTCGGAACTTTGTACTCTTCGCCCTTGTCGTTTATCAGCACAACGTTGCTCACCCAATACCTTAATTGGGTGAAATTCCAGGTCTTACCGCTGGCGGTAAAATCCTTATTTAACGCGAAGTCCGAAGCGCCTGCTACGGCATCAAATGTAAGGGTTGCTTTGCCGGCTGTCTCAGGAACTTCAACGGGTTTTACATCGTTGTTTTTAGAGCAAGAAGTAAATAGGATGGCTGATATTGATATGATCGATAAAAATTTTTTCATGATGAATAAGTATAATAGCGGAAGCATGCATTTGCAGCTTCACGTAAAAATCGGTGAAATGAGGTACGCCCAAACAAGGCATACCTGTGTAAGTAATAATAAATGCTTGATAATAAATGTGGAGCGCGCGCATGGTTAGCCTGCCCGCGCAAAAAATACAGGGGAGGTCAACAGCGCATGTTACTTACGCGCGCGGAGGCTGAAAAATAGTGGAGGGCCGGTCAGTTATACCGGGCGTTAATGACGGTGGGTATTCCGCTTTGATAACTTCGGCAATGAAAGTAAGTGTTACAGGTTCGGCAGGTAAATTTTCCTGATAGCGGCTTTTTTGCTCCTGTTGTTCTTGTTTCTTTTCCTTTTCTTCCGTCTGCTTCAGCTTTTTCATCAGGTAGCAGTGACCGTTACAATGCATCCAGGGCCTGGATTTATTGATACAAAGGGTTTCAGTGATATACTTTTGGTTAACCTTGAAACCTGCATAAACAAAATACGTTGAACAGTAAGAACTGATCAACGCTGCAAGTAAACAGAAAGCTGTTATCCGGTTTCGCATATCCGGTGCAAAGCTAAGTGTTTACAAAGTAGGGCGCAAGTTGAATTATTTATTAATTAAGTCAATCCGCGTCAATAATTGAAACCAGTTCCTCGTAACTAAGCGGCCTATTATAAAAGGCGCGGTTGTTTTTACGGGGTTTGATAATCAATGTAGCCGGTAATGACCCGGTCCATTTGCTGCTGATCGCAGATAGATAATCGGCTGGCTCCTCATCTAGCAGGTAGAGATCATCTGTTAGATGATATTTTTTAACAAATGCACTGATATAACTTAAATCCTTTTTTCTTAGATCAGTACTGACCAAAATAACCCTAACCGGTTTTATAAAGTTGTGCTTTTTTAATTTTTCAAAGGATGGAAGTTCTTTAATGCAAGGTGAACACCAGGTTGCCCAAAAATTCACGACATAGGTTGTATCCTCACCTTTTTTAAATCGGGAATTTAGTTGATTGGAAGTTATAATCTTTACTTGTTGCGCATAACCTAACATTGAAGTCGCAGCACTAAACAACAAAAGGACTAACTGTCTCATATTTAATAGTGCAATTCTACGCAAATTGTTGAATTTTCAGTAATTCAATTGATCTTTAGTCCACTAAACTTTATAAGCGAAGACATCTGAACATTCATTAATTAAAAGAGAGTATTGAATTCTTGAATACATTCAAATTATGAATAATAACTTTACAACTAACAATGTAAAAATTAAGACGCATGTTAAAGGTAAAACAACCACAGGTTTGCAATTTCTTATAAATTGACTATACTGATTTTTTGATACAAAACATATCAGATAAAATTCATGAATCTTATCGTTTACGATATTTCCTGATAGTTGACAATGCGTCAAATTCCGGTTAACTATTTATAAATCAAAGCTATATTGAAATGAAGGATCCCGAACCTTTTAATGAAATTAATCAAATAAATTAGAGTGCTGAAAATTTAAAAGATTTTTGAAACACACGGAAATTAGCTATATTTGCCTTAACAATTAGAGTAAACTTGCTGAATGCGTCATTCGTAGAGTAAGGAACTTTTTAAAATGTAAATTACTGATAATAAGCACATAAGAGGTAAGGTTCTGAACCATAGCTCTCCGCCAGAAAAAAAAAAGCCTCATGCTAAAAGCGTGAGGCTTTTTTATTGGAAAATGTCAAATACCCCCACGAAAGGATCGCCAGATTACGGGGTAGTTTCATGGCTTAAATTGTGGTTATCTAAGATTGAATTGTTTTCAATGATTATACAGGCCGTCTATTTGCAACGAATAAATAGAGTTATAACACTGGGAAGATGTTATTTTTGATCCATGAGCCATGAATTGATCCTTAAAAATATCCTGAAGCACATTGATCTGAACGAAGAGGAAACTACCCTTTTTCTATCACTGATCAAGTTTAAAAACGTAACCAAAAAAACGTTGCTTTTGAAATCTGGTGAAAATTGCAAATACATCAACTATGTTCACAGCGGCGTATTACGGGCCTATCATTTAGATAAAGAAGGAAGGGAGTCAACAATTATGTTTGCAGCACCGGATTGGTGGGTAACAGATATGTATTGCTTTTTAAATGGCAAGCCTGCCATGATGTACATCGAAGCTTTAGAGGATAGTGGCATCATTCAGCTGAGCAAAGAACACCTTGAAAAACTATTTTATAAGGTACCCAAATTTGAGAGATTTTTTAGGATACTGATGCAAAATGCTTACACCAGGGAGCAATTAAGAGTAATTGAAAACCTGTCCTTAACCGCTGAGGAGCGTTATGAGAGTTTTTTAATTAAATATCCTCACATTGCCAAACTTGTAGCTCAAAAACAGATTGCATCCTATTTAGGAATTACCCCCGAGTTTTTAAGTGCCATCAAAAAAAACAAGAAAACTTAATATACCTTATTTTTTTACTAAAGGCCATTACTTTACTTAGCAAAAATTAAGGATATATAAACTATGCTCATATTAATTGCAGGACCGTATAGAAGCGGCACCGATGATAACCCCGAATTAATGCGAAAAAATTTAGACCGGCTGGAAGCGGTTGCATTGCCATTATTCAGGAAAGGACATGTTCCAATGATTGGGGAATGGGTTGCTTTGCCACTGATTAAGCTGGCTGGCTCCACCCAAACCGGCGATGAGGCTTGGGAAGCAATCCAATATCCTGCCGCCCACCGCCTTTTGGAAAAGTGCGATGCTGTATTCCGTATTCAGGGTATTTCTAAGGGAGCAGATGAAGATGTTAGAATTGCCACAGAAAGAGGCTTAAAAGTTTATTATCAATTGGATGAGGTACCCGATGCAAACGGACAACATTAGGATTTTAAAAACGGAGATACTGTCCGATAATTGGTACACGCTTCGAAAAATCACCTATGATTGTTTATTGAAAGATGGTACATGGCGAACACAAAGCAGGGAAGCCTATGACAGGGGAAATGGCGCTACCATATTATTATATAATAGGGAATTAAGATCT
Proteins encoded in this window:
- a CDS encoding NUDIX hydrolase produces the protein MLILIAGPYRSGTDDNPELMRKNLDRLEAVALPLFRKGHVPMIGEWVALPLIKLAGSTQTGDEAWEAIQYPAAHRLLEKCDAVFRIQGISKGADEDVRIATERGLKVYYQLDEVPDANGQH
- a CDS encoding TlpA disulfide reductase family protein produces the protein MRQLVLLLFSAATSMLGYAQQVKIITSNQLNSRFKKGEDTTYVVNFWATWCSPCIKELPSFEKLKKHNFIKPVRVILVSTDLRKKDLSYISAFVKKYHLTDDLYLLDEEPADYLSAISSKWTGSLPATLIIKPRKNNRAFYNRPLSYEELVSIIDAD
- a CDS encoding MbnP family protein; its protein translation is MKKFLSIISISAILFTSCSKNNDVKPVEVPETAGKATLTFDAVAGASDFALNKDFTASGKTWNFTQLRYWVSNVVLINDKGEEYKVPNSYYLMEENNPAETNSAYVYPANKRESINLTDIPAGDYKSVKFSVGVDTKYNSNLSLQAGELSQLNGMTNVSWMWATTYIFSSLKGKVTEGTTVKTIAVETGLDANYKSVTLALPSTLHIGSSKSSTISLNTDVTKITDGVDIMATPTIGASQATVMASVATNYSTKVFTVKSVN
- a CDS encoding Crp/Fnr family transcriptional regulator translates to MSHELILKNILKHIDLNEEETTLFLSLIKFKNVTKKTLLLKSGENCKYINYVHSGVLRAYHLDKEGRESTIMFAAPDWWVTDMYCFLNGKPAMMYIEALEDSGIIQLSKEHLEKLFYKVPKFERFFRILMQNAYTREQLRVIENLSLTAEERYESFLIKYPHIAKLVAQKQIASYLGITPEFLSAIKKNKKT